The genomic region ATGAAAGTTTTGTTTATTGGTGACATTGTAGGCAACGTGGGACGTAAAGCATTAAAGGAAAATTTACCGTACCTGAAATCGAAATATAAACCGCATGTGGTCATTGTAAATGGTGAAAATGCGGCAGCAGGTCGCGGAATTACCGGTGCGATCGCTAATGAGTTTTTCAACTGGGGTGTACATGGTATTACACTTGGTAATCATACCTGGGATAATAAGGATATTTTTGATTTTATAGATGATGAGCCGCGCATGATTCGTCCAGCGAACTTCCCACCAGGAACACCAGGACGAGGATACACAGTAGTCAAAGGTGAGGGCAAAGAGCTAGCCATTGTCAATCTGCAAGGAAGAACGTTCCTGCCTGCTCTGGATTGTCCATTCCGTGTGGCTGATGAGATTGTAGATGAGCTACGCCAGGATTATAAATGTATTCTGGTGGATATGCATGCCGAAGCGACGTCAGAGAAGATTGCCATGGGATGGCATCTGGATGGACGTGCGTCATTCGTTGTAGGGACACATACGCATGTACAGAGTAACGATGATCGGATTTTGCCTGGAGGAACGGCTTACTTGACGGATGCGGGCATGGTAGGGCCGCGTGACGGCATATTGGGCATGGAGCGTGAGGCCGTGCTGCGCAAGTTCTACACCCAGCTGCCCGTACGTTTCGTTGTGGATGATGGCAAATGGCATTTCCATGGTGTCTTAGTAGAAATTGATGAAGCTACAGGGGCGGCAACACGCATCGAAAAAATTCGTCTGATGGAGGACGAGTGGCGCATGGAATAGGGGTATTGCCCCATTTTGCAGGGAAACCCGTCTAAAAAGAAGGAATTTTTTTGCCTCCCGCGAATAACATCTAGTAAGTGGAAACAAACTTTCAACATTCCCAGGGAGGTACTTACCATGGATGTATTAAAAGTTTCAGCAAAGTCCAATCCTAATTCTGTAGCCGGCGCTCTTGCAGGGGTTCTTCGTGAACGTGGAAATGCTGAACTGCAGGCAATTGGAGCGGGAGCACTGAACCAAGCCATTAAAGCGGTAGCGATAGCCCGGGGATTTGTAGCACCAAGCGGAGTTGACCTGATTTGTATTCCAGCTTTTACAGACATTGTGATCGACGGCGAGGACCGAACGGCCATTAAGCTGATTGTGGAGCCCAGATAATACATGCAGTATGCATTGAACCTGTTTACGATGTAGACAGGTTTTTTTGCGTTTTTCTGCAACAAAATATGGAGGAGGGTTTAAGATGTCCATGTCTGATCGGCGTGTAGCTGATTTTCACTGTGATGCACTGAGCAAAATATTGATGCAGCCAGCTCTTTCGTTCGAAGATTCTCCACAACTGGATGTAAATTTGAAACGCTTGAAAGAGGGTAAAGTCGGATTACAGGCATTCGCCATCTATTTACCTGAAGTACTAGGCAGAGGCAAGTTTGAACATGTGATGGGGCAGTTGGAGATCTATCGTAAGCGCGTAGAAAGGAGTCAGGAGCGACTTGGCGGCACACAGACGTTGTTATGGCGCGAACAGGTGGCTCAGGTGGGGCAAACAGAGGATCCGTGGGGATTAATCACACTGGAGGGCGTGGACGGTCTGGAGGGCAACCTGTTCTATCTGGAGTTATGTTATCAGATGGGTGTTCGAATCATTGGACTTACGTGGAATTATGCCAATTGGGCGGCTGACGGAGTAATGGAGAAGCGTGGAGCAGGTCTGACCGAGAAGGGGAAGGAACTGGTACGCCGGTGTAATGAAATCGGGATGCTGTTAGATGTGTCACATCTAACGGAGAAAGGGTTCTGGGAACTGACTGACTTGAGCAAGCGTCCTTTTATCGCCTCCCACTCCAACAGCTATAGCGTATGTCCCCATGTGCGTAATCTGAAAGATGATCAGATTCAGGCCATCATTGCCCGCGAAGGGCGGATCGGACTGACGTTTGTCCCTTGGTTTGTTAAGCAGGAGGGTGACGTACGTATAGAAGACTTGTTACCTCATATCGAGCAGATTTGTTCTCTGGGTGGGCAGCATCATCTGATGATGGGCTCCGATTTTGATGGGATTTCAACATATATTCAGAGACTTGAACACTCAGGACACTATCCAAGAGTGACGGAGATCCTGCTCAAGCATTATGATGAACATTTGGTGCGTGGCTGGTTGTGGGGGAATGCGACGAGTTATCTGGGGGAACACTTGCCAGAGAATAATCTGAAAATGAAGGGGCTTCCGTGAAATAGTGAAGTGGGCTCTGGGACCGACCCAATGGGTGGAATGAAGCTCGTTTTCCAAATAAAGGCGGGAAATGATGGTGAAATATGTGTATTTCATGAATTTTCACCAGTTCGTTTTCATTTCACTCCAAAAAGGGGTATAATACCATTGGATTGTTAAGAGCCTGAGTACAGGCCATAGATAAACAAGGAGTGAAATTTACGATGAGTAAAACAGTACCTGTGGGCGTATCTGCCCGTCACATTCATGTATCCCAAGAGCACGTTGAAATTTTGTTTGGTAAAGGTTATGAACTGACTGAATTTAAAGCTCTGTCTCAGCCTGGCCAATA from Paenibacillus sp. FSL R5-0341 harbors:
- a CDS encoding dipeptidase — protein: MSDRRVADFHCDALSKILMQPALSFEDSPQLDVNLKRLKEGKVGLQAFAIYLPEVLGRGKFEHVMGQLEIYRKRVERSQERLGGTQTLLWREQVAQVGQTEDPWGLITLEGVDGLEGNLFYLELCYQMGVRIIGLTWNYANWAADGVMEKRGAGLTEKGKELVRRCNEIGMLLDVSHLTEKGFWELTDLSKRPFIASHSNSYSVCPHVRNLKDDQIQAIIAREGRIGLTFVPWFVKQEGDVRIEDLLPHIEQICSLGGQHHLMMGSDFDGISTYIQRLEHSGHYPRVTEILLKHYDEHLVRGWLWGNATSYLGEHLPENNLKMKGLP
- a CDS encoding stage V sporulation protein S; this encodes MDVLKVSAKSNPNSVAGALAGVLRERGNAELQAIGAGALNQAIKAVAIARGFVAPSGVDLICIPAFTDIVIDGEDRTAIKLIVEPR
- a CDS encoding TIGR00282 family metallophosphoesterase is translated as MKVLFIGDIVGNVGRKALKENLPYLKSKYKPHVVIVNGENAAAGRGITGAIANEFFNWGVHGITLGNHTWDNKDIFDFIDDEPRMIRPANFPPGTPGRGYTVVKGEGKELAIVNLQGRTFLPALDCPFRVADEIVDELRQDYKCILVDMHAEATSEKIAMGWHLDGRASFVVGTHTHVQSNDDRILPGGTAYLTDAGMVGPRDGILGMEREAVLRKFYTQLPVRFVVDDGKWHFHGVLVEIDEATGAATRIEKIRLMEDEWRME